The DNA window TTAAAATGTAATTTGTTGTTTCTGCGCTTATCTGCGCCAATCTGCGTCCCAATTGACAGGAGTTGAAACTATGATCGAGATTCGCATCCATGGCCGGGGAGGGCAGGGAGCCGTGATTGCGTCGAAATTGTTAGTCACAGCGGCGGCCAAAGAAGGAAAAAAGGTTCAAGCCTTTCCCGTCTTCGGGGCAGAAAGAAGGGGTGCTCCGGTCGCCGCCTTCGCCCGCGTCGATGAGGAAAAGATCCGTATTCATAGTGAAGTCTACACCCCGGATGGCGTCATCATCCTCGATCCTGTTCTTTACAAGACCGTAGATGTTACCGCCGGGCTCAAAGAAGGCGGATGGATTCTCCTCAACAGCCCCAAGCCCCCTTCTTCCTACCCCTTTCCGGCCCATTTTAAGGTGGCCACGGTGGATGCCAGTAGCATTGCCATCAAAAATAAACTTGGGTCCCGGACAGAACCTATCGTTAACACGGCCATTTTGGGCGCCTTTGCCAAAGTCACCGGGATCATAGGAATTGAGGCTCTGGCTGAAACGGTTAGGGAAGCGGTTCCGGGGAAAGGAAAGGAAAATGAGGCGGCAGCAAGGGAGGCGTATGAAACCGTGAAAATAAAATAAAAGGCGCAAGGCGTAAGGTGCAAGGTGCAAGGTAAAAGACGAGGGACGAGAGACGAAAAACGAAAAGCAAAATTGCGTTTACGCATTTACTCATTGACGCAGCCACACATTCACAGTTCGTTGTTAAGGAGTTGGAATGGAAGAGAAGATCGTTATTAAAAATTTCCAAGATGTACCGATCCTTTCTATATCATTACAATCCACGCTCTGGAATAAGACCGGAACCTGGAGGTATTTGCGTCCTTCGTATATTTCTTTCCGGGCGCCCTGTTCCCAAGCCTGCCCAATCGAGCAAGACATCCCTTTCTACCTGACTTCCCTGGCAGATGGAAACCTAAAAGAGGCCTGGCAGAAGATGTTGGAAGCAAACCCTTTCCCTGCGGTCTGCGGGCGAGTTTGCCATCATCCTTGCGAGCGGGAGTGTAACCGTAAGGAGTATGATGAAGCCTTGGCCATCCATGCTTTAGAGCGTTTTTTGGGTGACTGGGGGATAAAGGGAGGGAAGATAGAGCCGAAAAGGGAAAAAAGGGATGAAAAAATTGCCGTCATTGGCTCTGGCCCGGCAGGCCTCTCCTGCGCCTATTTTCTATCCCGGAAAGGTTACCCAGTAAGGGTCTTTGAAGGAATGAATGAACCAGGGGGAATGCTGCGCTATGGTATTCCCGAATACCGTTTGCCCAGGAGAGTCCTTAATAAAGAAATCGAACGGATAGAATCTTTAGGCGTGGAAATCCAAACTGGGATGAGATTCGGGTGCGACTTGGGATTGGAAGATTTGAAGCCCTACGGGGCCGTTTTTTTCGCCACGGGCGCCCAGGCCGAGCAGAGGCCGATGATAACCGGGAGTGATCATCAGGGGGTTTGGCACGGCTTGAGTTTCCTCCAAGAGATTCACTCCCAGAAGCGCCCATCCCTGGGGAAAAAGGTGGCCGTTATCGGGGGAGGCAACACGGCCATTGATTCAGCCCGAGCGGCCTGGCGGCTGGGATGTAAGGTTACGGTCGTCTACCGCAGGGTGAAAGAAGCTATGCCGGCCATTGCCGAAGAGGTGGAGGAGGCCAGCAAGGAAGGGGTAGAATTCATTTTCAACGCTGTGCCGGTTAAAGTGATCGGCAAGAACAGAAAGATACAAGCCATTGAATGCCTGCGGACAAAACCAGGAAAGCCTGATGCCAGTGGAAGGAAAAAGCCGGTTCCCATCAAAGGGTCCAATTTTTCATTGCCGGCTGATAGCCTGATCCTGGCCGTGGGAGAAAGGGCGGACCTTTCTTTCCTGCCCCAGGGGATGAAAACCGAAAATGGCCTAATCACCGCCGACTTTTGGGGAAGAACGACCGTTCCCGGAATCTTTGCCGGGGGGGATGCGGCCACAGCGCAAGGTTATGTATCCCAGGCCATTGCCTCCGGAAAGCGGGCGGCCCTGGCCATAGAGCGGTTCCTGGAAAAGGATCGCCCAGACCCACCGCAGAACGGCCGTGAGGTTGCCGGATTCGAAAGGATTAACCTCGATTATTTCCTCCGAGCGCCGCGGGCAAAACTTCCTTCCCTTCCGGTGCAAGCCAGGGCGAGAGGTTTTAAAGAGGTGCATGGTGGCCTCGGGGGGGTTAAAGCCCAAAAGGAAGCCGAACGTTGCTTTAGTTGCGGGAATTGCATCCGCTGCCATGTATGCCTGGTGGTCTGTCCGGATGTGGCCATCGCCTTCAATGAAAAAGAAAACGGCTACCTCATTGATACCGACCACTGCAAAGGCTGCGGAATATGCGTTGTGGAGTGCCCGCGTTCAGCCATGATCCTGGAGGAAGAAAAATGGAGCGAGTGATTTCTGGAAATGAGGCCGTGGCGTATGGGGCCATGCTTTCCCGCGTTCAGGTAATACCGGCTTACCCCATTTCGCCGCAAACAACCATTGTGGAAGCGCTCTCTGATTTCTGCGCCAGAGGTATGCTCAAGGCTGATTTTGTAAAGGTGGAATCCGAGCATTCAGCCATGGCCTGCTGCATCGGTGCGGCTTCCGCCGGAGCGAGGGCCTTCACGGCCACTTCCGCGCAGGGTCTGGCCTTGATGCATGAGGTGCTGCACTGGGCTGCGGGGGCACGCCTCCCCATTGTCATGGCCAACGTCAACCGGGCCATGGCCGCTCCCTGGACCATGTGGTGTGACCAGAGCGACAGCCTCTCCCAAAGGGATACGGGCTGGCTGCAGTTTTATTGCGAGGACAACCAGGAAGTTTTGGACAGTATCATCATGGCCTACCGCATCTCGGAGAAGGTCCTCTTGCCCAGCATGGTCTGCCTCGATGGGTTCATCCTTTCGCACACCTACGAGCAGGTGGAGATTCCGGACATCCAGGAAGTCGACCCCTACTTGCCAGCCTATGTGCCCAAGTTCAAACTGGACGTGGAAGATCCCCATTCCTTCAACGCGGCCTTTTTACCGGATGTCTACATGGAGCAGCGGGTGAAGATGCAGGAGGCCATGGAAGAGGCCAAGCGCGTGGCCAAAGAAGTAGACCAAGAATTTGGGAAGGCCTTCGGCCGCAGTTACGGGATGATGGAAGAGTACCGGGTGGAAGATGCGGACATTCTTCTGGTGACCACCGGGACGGTTACGGGTACGGCCCGGGTAGTGGTAGATGAATACAGGGAGAAAGGAGAGAAGGTCGGTCTTTTGAAAATGAAAATGTTCCGGCCTTTCCCCGTGGAAGATGTCCGGCGGGTCTTGCAGCAGGTGAGAAAAGTAGCGGTGGTGGACCGAAACATTTCTTTTGGATCCACCGGTATTTTTGCCCAGGAGATCCGGTCAGCCCTCCACCATCACGGAGAAGGGACGTCGATCTTCGGTTTCATCGCAGGCTTAGGGGGAAGGGACGTGACCCCGGCCGTTCTCAAGGAGATTATCGAATACACCAAAGGGAAAGATACCCCGGAAGGGGACATCGCCTGGATGGGAGTGAAACCATGAGGTACGAACTGCCCCAAGAAGAATTGCTATATTCCGGGCATATCGGTTGCCCAGGCTGCAGCGCATCCCTATCCATGCGCTATGCTCTTCAGGCTCTCGGGAAAAAAACCATGGTGGTCATCCCGGCCTGCTGCTGGTCAACCGTGGCCGGTTTTTTCCCTTCATCGAGCCTCAAGGTTCCCATTCTGCACACCGTCTTCGAGGCCGCGGCCATTACCGCCTCCGGCGTAAAGAAAGGACTGGTGGCCCGAGGTATCGAGGACATTCAGGTAATGGCTTGGGCTGGGGATGGGGGGACGTTCGACATCGGACTGCAAGCCCTTTCGGGGTGCGCCGAGCGGAACGACGACATCATTTACGTCTGTTATGACAACGAGGGCTACATGAATACGGGCATCCAGAGAAGCTCAGCAACCCCCTTGCTGAGCTGGACCACCACCACTCCCAACCCGGCTTTCAAGGATACTCCCAAAAAGGATATTATGGAAATCATGGCCGCCCACCGCATCCCTTATGCGGCTACGGCTTCCCCGGCCTTCCCCGAAGATTTCTTGAATAAAATGCGTAAGGCTCGGGAGACCCAAGGCCTGCGCTTCATCCATATTCTTTCTTCCTGCCCTCCAGGATGGAAATTTCCCTCGGAGCTTTCGGTGAAAATCGCCCGTCTGGCTGTGGCAACCAGGATTTTCCCGCTGTACGAAATCGAGAAGGGGAGGAAGTATACCCTGACGGTGAAACCGCAAGGCGTTCCAGTCCGTGAGTATCTCAAGCTCCAGGGCCGCTTTGGCCATCTATCCGCCAAGGAGATCCAGGCCATCCAGGCGAACGTGGAAGAAGAATGGGAGATCCTGATGGCGAAGGTGGCAACCTCCAAAGCCCGGTGCAAGAAGGGGCTGAAGAAGGAAAACTGAAAATGGCACCGGTTGCCCATGCCTGGGAGCTGGAGGGCATGCGAGCCTGGACTCCAGCATTTTTGATTGCCTGTTATCTCGCGGTAGGATCACCGAAAGACCATGCCATTCAGGCCGGGTCCTCTTTCTCCTCGGCTTTATACATCATGGGTGTTTTTTCGACCCTGATCGCCGGATATCTATCCGATCGCCTGGGGCGGACGATGGTAATCATTTCCATGATGGTGATCAGTATTGTTTGCTCTTTCTCTTTTGGCTGGCTGATCGGCAGTCCGATGGCTTGGGTCATGATCCTGGGGCTTTCTTATGGATTTTCCGTGATTGCTGAATCCCCGGTTTTTTCTTCCGGCCTCACCGAGGTCGTTTCGCCGCACTATCTTGGAACCGCCCTTGGATTGCGCTCCCTAATTGGGCTTGGGATCGCTGCGCTGGCCCCGACCCTATTTGGATTGATCCTGGATTTAACCAACCCGGGGCAAGGAGAAAAAGTTTTGGGTTACCTCCCCAACTGGGGATGGGCTTTCAGCATGCTGGGTCTGGTGGCGCTGGTTGGGCCTTGGACCATGTTCAAACTTCGGGCTCTGCCGGAAAGTGTGAAGATGGCCGGAGGGAAAAAGTGACCAGGCCGAAGGCCAAGATCAGGATACAAAAGGGCTTTGCAAAATTCAAAATTTAATGTATTTTAATATTTCAAGGAGGTTCAAGATGGCCGGAAAATCCAAGGTAATCGTCATCAACGAAAAGGACAATGTGGCTACCGCCATTGTTCCTTTAAAGGCCGGCAGTACGGTTGCTGTAGAAACCCAGGGGCGCAAGGAAAGGATTAAACTTTTATCGCCCATTGCCATGGGCCATAAATTCGCCCTGCAGGAGATCGCTAAGGGGGTGGATGTGATCAAATACGGAGAGCCCATCGGCCAGACCACGGCGCCAATCTCCCGGGGGGAGCATGTTCATGTACATAACGTAGTCAGCCACCGGGGAAGAAAGGAAGGTGCGTGATGAACTTCCAGGGATACCGTAGACCGAACGGCAAAGCAGGCGTCCGGAATCACGTTCTGGTTATTCCCAGCGTAGTATGTTCGCAAGGAGCGGCGGAAGCTATAACCCGGAATGTGAAAGGAGCGGTTTACCTGCCCAATGTCTTTGGGTGCGCCCAAGTAGGCAATGACCGCGAACAAACCAAACGGACGCTGGTAGGCTTTGGCACGAACCCCAATGTATTCGCAGTTTTAGTGGTGGGAAATGGATGTGAAAACCTGCCTGCCAAAGAGGTGGCTGAAGCCATTGCTCCCAGCGGCAAACGAGTGGAATTTATAGAGATCCAGGAAGTAGGGGGGACAAAAAAAACCATTGCCAAAGGGAAAAGAATTGTCAAAGAGATGTTGGCAGATGCTGCCGCACTTCCTCGAGAGCCGATTCCCTTGTCAGAAATTATCCTGGCTACGGAGTGCGGGGGTTCGGATTACAGTTCCGGTTTAGCCTCCAATCCCGCGCTGGGAGCGGCCAGCGATTTTCTGGTGGAGGCGGGAGGGACGGTAATCCTTTCGGAAACCACGGAGCTGATCGGAGCCGAGCATCTATTAGCCAGACGGGCCCGCACAGGGGAAATCGGGAAGCAAGTGCTGGACCTGATTGCCTGGTGGGAAAAAGAAGCAATAGCCACCGGCCAGGATATCCGCGGGGCCAACCCGGCTCCAGGCAATATCGCCGGCGGAATTACCACCATCGAGGAGAAGTCCCTGGGTTGCATTTACAAAGGGGGGACGAAAATCCTGGAAGAAGTTATTAAATATGCTTTTCCCCCCACCAAAAAAGGATTGATTCTTATGGATACGCCCGGCCACGACATCGACCAGCTAACCGGAATGATGGCCGGGGGGGCGCAAATCACTGTCTTCACCACAGGGAGGGGAACCCCCACAGGATCGCCGATAGCGCCCGTGATCAAGATCACCGGAAATGCTGAGACGGCTCGCAAAATGAAGGATAACATCGACCTCAACGTCAACCAGGTTCTTCAGGGCAAAGAAACCGTAAAGGACGCGGGCAAGCGGGTTTTTGATGAGATGATTGCTGTGGCTTCCGGGAAAATAACAAAGGCTGAAAAACTTGGGCAGAGGGATTTCTGTATCTTTAAAATTGGGCTCAATTTTTAATTGCACCACAGAGGACACCGAGAGGAATAAAATTAGGCCGGGAGAAAAGAATGGAAGCAGATTTCTGTTTACTTTGCTGTGCATGCTTTTAAAAGGATGAACCATATGCCAATGAAAGCCCTGGAGGGGATTCGTGT is part of the Deltaproteobacteria bacterium genome and encodes:
- a CDS encoding UxaA family hydrolase; its protein translation is MNFQGYRRPNGKAGVRNHVLVIPSVVCSQGAAEAITRNVKGAVYLPNVFGCAQVGNDREQTKRTLVGFGTNPNVFAVLVVGNGCENLPAKEVAEAIAPSGKRVEFIEIQEVGGTKKTIAKGKRIVKEMLADAAALPREPIPLSEIILATECGGSDYSSGLASNPALGAASDFLVEAGGTVILSETTELIGAEHLLARRARTGEIGKQVLDLIAWWEKEAIATGQDIRGANPAPGNIAGGITTIEEKSLGCIYKGGTKILEEVIKYAFPPTKKGLILMDTPGHDIDQLTGMMAGGAQITVFTTGRGTPTGSPIAPVIKITGNAETARKMKDNIDLNVNQVLQGKETVKDAGKRVFDEMIAVASGKITKAEKLGQRDFCIFKIGLNF
- a CDS encoding transketolase C-terminal domain-containing protein, which encodes MERVISGNEAVAYGAMLSRVQVIPAYPISPQTTIVEALSDFCARGMLKADFVKVESEHSAMACCIGAASAGARAFTATSAQGLALMHEVLHWAAGARLPIVMANVNRAMAAPWTMWCDQSDSLSQRDTGWLQFYCEDNQEVLDSIIMAYRISEKVLLPSMVCLDGFILSHTYEQVEIPDIQEVDPYLPAYVPKFKLDVEDPHSFNAAFLPDVYMEQRVKMQEAMEEAKRVAKEVDQEFGKAFGRSYGMMEEYRVEDADILLVTTGTVTGTARVVVDEYREKGEKVGLLKMKMFRPFPVEDVRRVLQQVRKVAVVDRNISFGSTGIFAQEIRSALHHHGEGTSIFGFIAGLGGRDVTPAVLKEIIEYTKGKDTPEGDIAWMGVKP
- a CDS encoding MFS transporter, whose translation is MAPVAHAWELEGMRAWTPAFLIACYLAVGSPKDHAIQAGSSFSSALYIMGVFSTLIAGYLSDRLGRTMVIISMMVISIVCSFSFGWLIGSPMAWVMILGLSYGFSVIAESPVFSSGLTEVVSPHYLGTALGLRSLIGLGIAALAPTLFGLILDLTNPGQGEKVLGYLPNWGWAFSMLGLVALVGPWTMFKLRALPESVKMAGGKK
- a CDS encoding UxaA family hydrolase, encoding MAGKSKVIVINEKDNVATAIVPLKAGSTVAVETQGRKERIKLLSPIAMGHKFALQEIAKGVDVIKYGEPIGQTTAPISRGEHVHVHNVVSHRGRKEGA
- a CDS encoding 2-oxoacid:acceptor oxidoreductase family protein; translated protein: MIEIRIHGRGGQGAVIASKLLVTAAAKEGKKVQAFPVFGAERRGAPVAAFARVDEEKIRIHSEVYTPDGVIILDPVLYKTVDVTAGLKEGGWILLNSPKPPSSYPFPAHFKVATVDASSIAIKNKLGSRTEPIVNTAILGAFAKVTGIIGIEALAETVREAVPGKGKENEAAAREAYETVKIK
- a CDS encoding NAD(P)-binding protein gives rise to the protein MEEKIVIKNFQDVPILSISLQSTLWNKTGTWRYLRPSYISFRAPCSQACPIEQDIPFYLTSLADGNLKEAWQKMLEANPFPAVCGRVCHHPCERECNRKEYDEALAIHALERFLGDWGIKGGKIEPKREKRDEKIAVIGSGPAGLSCAYFLSRKGYPVRVFEGMNEPGGMLRYGIPEYRLPRRVLNKEIERIESLGVEIQTGMRFGCDLGLEDLKPYGAVFFATGAQAEQRPMITGSDHQGVWHGLSFLQEIHSQKRPSLGKKVAVIGGGNTAIDSARAAWRLGCKVTVVYRRVKEAMPAIAEEVEEASKEGVEFIFNAVPVKVIGKNRKIQAIECLRTKPGKPDASGRKKPVPIKGSNFSLPADSLILAVGERADLSFLPQGMKTENGLITADFWGRTTVPGIFAGGDAATAQGYVSQAIASGKRAALAIERFLEKDRPDPPQNGREVAGFERINLDYFLRAPRAKLPSLPVQARARGFKEVHGGLGGVKAQKEAERCFSCGNCIRCHVCLVVCPDVAIAFNEKENGYLIDTDHCKGCGICVVECPRSAMILEEEKWSE
- a CDS encoding thiamine pyrophosphate-dependent enzyme — its product is MRYELPQEELLYSGHIGCPGCSASLSMRYALQALGKKTMVVIPACCWSTVAGFFPSSSLKVPILHTVFEAAAITASGVKKGLVARGIEDIQVMAWAGDGGTFDIGLQALSGCAERNDDIIYVCYDNEGYMNTGIQRSSATPLLSWTTTTPNPAFKDTPKKDIMEIMAAHRIPYAATASPAFPEDFLNKMRKARETQGLRFIHILSSCPPGWKFPSELSVKIARLAVATRIFPLYEIEKGRKYTLTVKPQGVPVREYLKLQGRFGHLSAKEIQAIQANVEEEWEILMAKVATSKARCKKGLKKEN